A portion of the Scleropages formosus chromosome 13, fSclFor1.1, whole genome shotgun sequence genome contains these proteins:
- the serpinh2 gene encoding serine (or cysteine) peptidase inhibitor, clade H, member 2 isoform X1 produces MQPAVSPVLICLLPSLVLLPRLVILKDLAGAEALLSAVGGASWTLALRLYQAMRADNVQNPVFSPLLLGSSLSAVGRGAKGTTAGQFQDILGASSLPTPEQDKALASVYGANGTSFRLHSSSALFAGSATALDASFLKEARTRFRVDHVVLGWEDKRATREALHTWARGGMGNADAAQLTGELEVKSGAVVLANALNFKGFWDKGFEDDEQDLRSFLGTTYTKVPMMHKSGIYRHYEDMKNMVQVVELGLWGGRSSMILLLPFHAESLIRLDKILTQELLVEWLGKLTEQSMAISLPRMRLNSALSLQKYLSSLGLTDAWDVQKADFSVAAGQVANLGRLHLGGVLHWASLELCPESGQDNGQVEDKAIKRPKLFYADHAFIILVKDNTTGALLLMGALDHTKEPMLHDEL; encoded by the exons ATGCAGCCCGCTGTCTCTCCTGTCCTGATCTGCCTGCTGCCCTCGCTAGTTCTACTGCCCCGTCTAGTGATCCTTAAGGACCTTGCGGGTGCTGAAGCCCTCCTTTCAGCTGTGGGGGGTGCCAGCTGGACCCTGGCGCTGCGCCTCTACCAGGCCATGCGAGCAGACAACGTCCAGAACCCCGTGTTTTCCCCGCTTCTGCTGGGCAGCTCATTGAGTGCTGTAGGCAGGGGGGCCAAGGGGACCACCGCAGGGCAGTTCCAGGACATTCTTGGGGCCTCCAGTCTCCCAACCCCAGAGCAGGACAAAGCTCTGGCCTCCGTCTACGGTGCCAATGGGACCAGCTTCAGACTGCACAGCTCTTCGGCTCTGTTTGCAGGCTCAGCCACTGCCCTCGATGCGAGCTTCTTGAAAGAAGCCCGGACTCGGTTCAGGGTGGACCACGTAGTGCTGGGCTGGGAGGACAAACGGGCCACCCGAGAGGCCCTCCACACCTGGGCGAGGGGCGGCATGGGCAATGCCGACGCAGCACAGCTCACTGGGGAGCTGGAGGTCAAGTCAGGGGCTGTGGTCCTTGCCAATGCCCTGAATTTTAAAG GCTTCTGGGACAAAGGCTTTGAAGATGATGAGCAGGACCTCCGCAGTTTTCTTGGGACTACATACACCAAGGTTCCCATGATGCATAAGTCAG GCATTTACCGTCATTATGAGGACATGAAGAACATGGTCCAGGTTGTGGAGCTGGGCCTCTGGGGAGGCCGTTCCAGCATGATCCTCCTGCTCCCATTCCATGCCGAGTCCCTGATCCGACTGGACAAGATTCTAACCCAGGAGCTGCTGGTAGAATGGCTTGGGAAACTAACTGAGCAAAGCATGGCCATTTCCCTGCCCAGAATGAGGCTGAACAGTGCCCTGAGTCTACAG AAATACTTGTCTTCTCTGGGCCTGACTGATGCCTGGGATGTACAGAAGGCTGATTTCTCTGTGGCGGCAGGCCAGGTGGCCAATCTGGGCCGGCTACACCTGGGTGGGGTCCTCCACTGGGCCTCCTTGGAGCTGTGTCCCGAATCAGGCCAGGACAACGGTCAGGTAGAAGATAAGGCGATAAAGAGGCCAAAGCTGTTCTATGCAGACCACGCGTTTATCATCCTGGTGAAGGACAACACGACAGGTGCACTTCTGCTGATGGGGGCGCTTGACCACACGAAGGAACCCATGCTGCACGATGAGCTGTAG
- the serpinh2 gene encoding serine (or cysteine) peptidase inhibitor, clade H, member 2 isoform X2, with amino-acid sequence MQPAVSPVLICLLPSLVLLPRLVILKDLAGAEALLSAVGGASWTLALRLYQAMRADNVQNPVFSPLLLGSSLSAVGRGAKGTTAGQFQDILGASSLPTPEQDKALASVYGANGTSFRLHSSSALFAGSATALDASFLKEARTRFRVDHVVLGWEDKRATREALHTWARGGMGNADAAQLTGELEVKSGAVVLANALNFKGFWDKGFEDDEQDLRSFLGTTYTKVPMMHKSGIYRHYEDMKNMVQVVELGLWGGRSSMILLLPFHAESLIRLDKILTQELLVEWLGKLTEQSMAISLPRMRLNSALSLQKADFSVAAGQVANLGRLHLGGVLHWASLELCPESGQDNGQVEDKAIKRPKLFYADHAFIILVKDNTTGALLLMGALDHTKEPMLHDEL; translated from the exons ATGCAGCCCGCTGTCTCTCCTGTCCTGATCTGCCTGCTGCCCTCGCTAGTTCTACTGCCCCGTCTAGTGATCCTTAAGGACCTTGCGGGTGCTGAAGCCCTCCTTTCAGCTGTGGGGGGTGCCAGCTGGACCCTGGCGCTGCGCCTCTACCAGGCCATGCGAGCAGACAACGTCCAGAACCCCGTGTTTTCCCCGCTTCTGCTGGGCAGCTCATTGAGTGCTGTAGGCAGGGGGGCCAAGGGGACCACCGCAGGGCAGTTCCAGGACATTCTTGGGGCCTCCAGTCTCCCAACCCCAGAGCAGGACAAAGCTCTGGCCTCCGTCTACGGTGCCAATGGGACCAGCTTCAGACTGCACAGCTCTTCGGCTCTGTTTGCAGGCTCAGCCACTGCCCTCGATGCGAGCTTCTTGAAAGAAGCCCGGACTCGGTTCAGGGTGGACCACGTAGTGCTGGGCTGGGAGGACAAACGGGCCACCCGAGAGGCCCTCCACACCTGGGCGAGGGGCGGCATGGGCAATGCCGACGCAGCACAGCTCACTGGGGAGCTGGAGGTCAAGTCAGGGGCTGTGGTCCTTGCCAATGCCCTGAATTTTAAAG GCTTCTGGGACAAAGGCTTTGAAGATGATGAGCAGGACCTCCGCAGTTTTCTTGGGACTACATACACCAAGGTTCCCATGATGCATAAGTCAG GCATTTACCGTCATTATGAGGACATGAAGAACATGGTCCAGGTTGTGGAGCTGGGCCTCTGGGGAGGCCGTTCCAGCATGATCCTCCTGCTCCCATTCCATGCCGAGTCCCTGATCCGACTGGACAAGATTCTAACCCAGGAGCTGCTGGTAGAATGGCTTGGGAAACTAACTGAGCAAAGCATGGCCATTTCCCTGCCCAGAATGAGGCTGAACAGTGCCCTGAGTCTACAG AAGGCTGATTTCTCTGTGGCGGCAGGCCAGGTGGCCAATCTGGGCCGGCTACACCTGGGTGGGGTCCTCCACTGGGCCTCCTTGGAGCTGTGTCCCGAATCAGGCCAGGACAACGGTCAGGTAGAAGATAAGGCGATAAAGAGGCCAAAGCTGTTCTATGCAGACCACGCGTTTATCATCCTGGTGAAGGACAACACGACAGGTGCACTTCTGCTGATGGGGGCGCTTGACCACACGAAGGAACCCATGCTGCACGATGAGCTGTAG